Proteins co-encoded in one Acidobacteriota bacterium genomic window:
- the pgl gene encoding 6-phosphogluconolactonase — MARGAVIRLALTPDAVAEAAASEVLAILESAIAWRGEAHLALSGGRTPAALHRALAARPFDGWPFVHVWFGDERMVPPEHADSNYHMACETLLDAVPVPAAQIHRIEGERDPADAARACAEALSALAARQDGRAPAMDVLLLGMGTDAHTASLFPGSPLLVDADVESAPCAAAVFVPALHAWRVTFTPRTILAARTVCVLVAGADKHPAIRRVLGESSPIADAPASLLLRHPADVAWFIDSAALFG; from the coding sequence ATGGCGCGCGGGGCGGTGATTCGACTGGCGCTGACGCCTGACGCGGTGGCGGAGGCGGCCGCGAGCGAGGTGCTGGCGATCCTCGAGAGTGCGATCGCGTGGCGTGGCGAGGCGCACCTGGCGTTGTCGGGCGGGCGCACGCCCGCCGCGCTGCACCGCGCGCTCGCGGCGCGGCCGTTCGACGGCTGGCCGTTCGTGCACGTGTGGTTCGGCGACGAGCGTATGGTGCCGCCCGAGCATGCCGACAGCAACTACCACATGGCGTGCGAGACGCTGCTCGATGCCGTGCCGGTGCCTGCCGCCCAGATCCATCGCATCGAAGGCGAGCGCGATCCGGCAGACGCGGCGCGTGCCTGCGCCGAGGCGCTGAGCGCGCTGGCCGCGCGACAGGATGGGCGGGCGCCTGCGATGGACGTGCTGCTGCTCGGCATGGGCACCGACGCGCACACGGCGTCGCTCTTCCCGGGCTCGCCCCTGCTCGTCGACGCGGACGTTGAATCAGCGCCGTGCGCGGCGGCCGTCTTTGTCCCCGCCCTGCATGCCTGGCGCGTCACGTTCACGCCGCGGACCATCCTCGCCGCGCGCACCGTGTGCGTGCTTGTGGCTGGCGCGGACAAGCATCCCGCCATCCGCCGCGTCCTCGGCGAGTCGTCTCCGATCGCCGACGCCCCCGCGTCGCTGCTCCTCCGCCATCCCGCCGACGTCGCCTGGTTCATCGACAGCGCCGCGCTGTTCGGATAA
- a CDS encoding metallophosphoesterase family protein, which yields MPTVIGLISDTHGLVRASVAYAFEGVASILHAGDVGSRDVLIELTAIAPVQAVYGNVDDQHMPGLEAHRWLTVDGWRIHVSHGHELGQPTPASVRHRYPDADILIFGHTHRALVERDAGALVINPGAAGPKRFDIVPSVAVLTLSPGQADVRFVELT from the coding sequence ATGCCTACCGTCATCGGGCTGATTTCGGACACGCACGGGCTGGTGCGTGCATCGGTTGCATACGCTTTCGAGGGGGTCGCGTCGATTCTGCACGCCGGCGATGTCGGCAGCCGCGACGTCCTGATCGAGCTGACGGCCATCGCACCGGTCCAGGCGGTGTACGGGAACGTGGACGACCAGCACATGCCCGGTCTCGAAGCGCACCGATGGCTGACCGTCGACGGCTGGCGCATTCACGTGAGCCACGGCCACGAGCTCGGGCAACCGACGCCCGCATCAGTGCGCCATCGCTATCCGGACGCCGACATCCTGATCTTCGGCCACACCCATCGAGCACTCGTGGAGCGCGACGCCGGCGCGCTCGTCATCAACCCCGGCGCCGCCGGCCCGAAGCGATTCGACATCGTCCCGAGCGTCGCCGTGCTGACCCTATCGCCCGGTCAGGCTGACGTGCGGTTCGTGGAGCTCACCTGA
- a CDS encoding TonB-dependent receptor, with translation MSAYRIVKNIVLAVVCVVLVTTTASAQQTESRIVGRVTDANGDALPGVSVSVTATRTGASRTVVTDGDGRYAATNLGPGSYEVVAEIDGFAPRRGALTVGVGDITPFDLSLAVAGVDETVTVTADAAALDLMSARLGVNVSPDEVDHLPVNGRNFANLMTLATGATSDGNGGWASVRFNGKSNQQNYLNYDGVDGTYVWDASPGYLNATGSQFRLQTSMESIAEFRVNSGLAPAESGLGAGGNITVISKSGGNRFTGSIFDYLRNDALDSASPYDDRKQKLEFNQFGGSIGGPLARNRTFFFGSYEGLRQTTGLSFTEAVPSDEAIRRIMAGEPVGSGSGQNAARTQAVAPLLAGFPRGTTPTANPLLALATLDTEATQREHTFSARVDHRFTPNQSAYARVLYSHGEVDTPDRTVTPRRVRATQSPMNVVGSHQSLFGSNVVNELKVGFNRPRYDAVAFGPAGYDAMQVSLSGTVNSSSVDARGTTGVARSGLLVRATSNASTNGQAYDPRSISLSDTMTLVRGAHTLKVGGEYRNIESQFRFLGSTEIVYGGINEFIDNRPTQVAVSLDSPVFTPQQYYLVGFVQDSWRVTNRLTLDLGLRYDFYSVVKEKRGQARPFFIEENAFSEDPDNFYDADRNNVAPRLSAAYQLTDKTVLRAGYGWFYGPGQFEDRIQPIENFIERRRVQTTDVAGGLAYPVDPAVYRDQLSVRGYTHHRPDEYNIQYGVSVSQELPGAVNLTVGYTGSKGRDMFLRGVANTFDIATRQRQVPSVGQVDYKTSGCVDGLVINGNPISGCGRASYDALQIGLTRRFKSGLSGGLQYQYSRNEGTTQGSNEAATASNTFDYGTEFGRNLTDIPHTFNGSLVYALPFDGRWSGGWRIGGIVNARSGLPINVTINRPDTVSVNGVTVTNVPGGNTRGTQRPDLVPGVDPYLKDGVRWLNPAAFAAPMPGTFGNLPRNYLRGPGFWQLDLMTSKDVRFSGSQGLQVRLEVFNVTNALNYESPAATLPAGTIGQPFTDAQAGTFGYMLGPLNRTVGLGTARQMQVSVRYLF, from the coding sequence ATGAGTGCGTATCGAATAGTCAAGAACATCGTGCTGGCGGTCGTATGTGTCGTGCTTGTGACGACCACCGCCTCGGCGCAACAGACCGAATCACGGATCGTCGGCCGCGTCACCGACGCCAATGGCGACGCGTTGCCAGGCGTGTCAGTGAGCGTCACCGCCACGCGGACGGGCGCGTCCCGCACCGTCGTGACCGACGGCGACGGGCGCTACGCGGCGACCAACCTCGGACCCGGATCGTACGAGGTCGTGGCCGAGATCGACGGCTTCGCGCCGCGTCGGGGCGCGCTCACGGTCGGTGTCGGCGACATCACACCGTTCGATCTCTCACTGGCCGTGGCGGGCGTGGACGAGACGGTCACGGTGACGGCCGACGCTGCCGCGCTCGACCTCATGTCCGCCAGGCTCGGCGTGAACGTGTCGCCCGATGAAGTCGATCATCTGCCCGTGAACGGCCGCAACTTCGCGAACCTGATGACGCTGGCCACCGGTGCCACGAGCGACGGCAACGGCGGCTGGGCCAGCGTGCGCTTCAACGGCAAGTCGAACCAGCAGAACTACCTGAACTACGACGGCGTCGACGGCACGTACGTCTGGGACGCGAGCCCCGGCTACCTCAACGCCACCGGCTCGCAGTTCCGGCTGCAGACGTCGATGGAGTCGATCGCCGAGTTCCGCGTGAACTCCGGACTCGCGCCCGCCGAGAGCGGGCTCGGTGCCGGCGGCAACATCACGGTGATCAGCAAGAGCGGAGGCAACCGCTTCACGGGCTCGATCTTCGACTACCTCCGCAACGACGCGCTCGACTCGGCGAGCCCGTACGACGACAGGAAGCAGAAGCTGGAGTTCAACCAGTTCGGCGGCTCCATCGGGGGGCCGCTCGCACGCAATCGCACGTTCTTCTTCGGCAGCTACGAAGGCCTGCGGCAGACGACCGGCCTGTCGTTCACCGAGGCCGTACCAAGCGACGAGGCGATCCGCCGCATCATGGCCGGCGAGCCCGTCGGCAGCGGATCGGGACAGAACGCGGCGCGCACGCAGGCCGTGGCCCCGCTCCTCGCCGGCTTCCCGCGCGGGACCACACCGACGGCCAATCCGCTGCTGGCGCTCGCAACGCTCGACACTGAAGCCACGCAGCGTGAGCACACGTTCTCGGCTCGCGTCGACCATCGCTTCACGCCGAACCAGTCGGCATACGCGCGCGTGCTCTACAGCCACGGCGAGGTGGACACGCCGGACCGCACCGTGACGCCGCGCCGCGTGCGCGCCACGCAGTCGCCGATGAACGTCGTCGGCAGCCACCAGTCCCTCTTCGGATCGAACGTGGTGAACGAACTGAAGGTCGGCTTCAACCGCCCGCGATACGACGCGGTCGCGTTCGGTCCCGCGGGCTATGACGCCATGCAGGTGTCGCTTTCGGGTACCGTCAACTCCTCGTCCGTCGACGCACGCGGAACGACGGGTGTTGCCCGCAGCGGCCTGCTCGTCCGCGCCACGAGCAACGCCTCGACCAACGGACAGGCGTACGACCCGCGCTCGATCTCGCTCAGCGACACGATGACGCTCGTGCGCGGCGCGCACACGCTGAAGGTGGGTGGCGAGTACCGGAACATCGAGTCGCAGTTCCGGTTTCTCGGCAGCACGGAGATCGTCTACGGCGGCATCAACGAGTTCATCGACAACCGTCCCACGCAGGTCGCCGTCTCGCTCGATTCGCCGGTGTTCACGCCGCAGCAGTACTACCTGGTCGGCTTCGTGCAGGACAGCTGGCGCGTCACCAATCGCCTCACGCTCGATCTCGGACTCCGCTACGACTTCTACTCCGTGGTCAAGGAGAAGAGGGGCCAGGCGCGGCCATTCTTCATCGAGGAGAACGCGTTCAGCGAGGATCCGGACAACTTCTACGATGCCGACCGCAACAACGTCGCGCCGCGGTTGTCGGCGGCGTATCAACTCACCGACAAGACCGTCCTGCGCGCGGGCTATGGCTGGTTCTACGGCCCGGGTCAGTTCGAGGATCGCATCCAGCCGATCGAGAACTTCATCGAGCGTCGTCGCGTGCAGACGACCGATGTGGCGGGCGGGCTCGCGTATCCCGTCGATCCGGCCGTCTACCGCGACCAGCTGTCCGTGCGCGGGTACACGCATCACAGGCCTGACGAGTACAACATCCAATACGGCGTCAGCGTGTCGCAGGAATTGCCTGGCGCCGTGAACCTGACTGTCGGCTATACAGGCAGCAAAGGCCGCGACATGTTCCTGCGCGGCGTGGCCAACACGTTCGACATCGCGACGCGCCAGCGGCAGGTGCCGTCGGTGGGGCAGGTCGACTACAAGACGTCGGGGTGCGTGGACGGCCTGGTCATCAACGGCAATCCGATCAGCGGGTGCGGCCGCGCGAGCTACGACGCGCTGCAGATCGGCCTCACGCGTCGCTTCAAGTCTGGCCTGAGCGGCGGCCTGCAGTACCAGTACTCGCGCAACGAAGGCACGACGCAGGGATCGAACGAAGCCGCGACGGCGTCGAACACGTTCGACTACGGCACGGAGTTCGGCAGGAACCTGACCGACATCCCGCACACCTTCAATGGCTCACTCGTCTACGCGCTGCCGTTCGACGGGCGCTGGTCCGGCGGCTGGCGCATCGGCGGCATCGTCAACGCGCGCAGCGGCCTGCCGATCAACGTCACCATCAACAGGCCCGATACGGTGTCGGTCAACGGCGTCACGGTGACCAACGTACCGGGCGGCAACACGCGTGGTACACAGCGGCCCGACCTGGTGCCAGGCGTGGATCCGTATCTGAAGGACGGCGTGCGCTGGCTCAACCCCGCCGCGTTCGCTGCGCCGATGCCAGGCACGTTCGGCAATCTCCCGCGCAACTACCTGCGTGGGCCCGGATTCTGGCAGCTCGATCTGATGACGAGCAAGGACGTCCGCTTCAGCGGCAGCCAGGGTCTGCAGGTGAGGCTCGAAGTCTTCAACGTGACCAATGCGCTGAACTACGAGAGTCCCGCTGCCACGCTGCCGGCCGGTACGATCGGCCAGCCGTTCACCGATGCGCAGGCCGGCACGTTCGGCTACATGCTTGGCCCGCTGAATCGCACCGTCGGCCTCGGCACGGCACGCCAGATGCAGGTGTCGGTGCGGTATCTGTTCTAG
- a CDS encoding phosphoenolpyruvate carboxylase: protein MSVAPSPAPDSQGPLRRDVRLLGAILGHVIREQEGQALFDAEERVRQTSRAGDTEAVKAIVEALPVDEQGRLVRAFSLYFQLANLAEQHHRIRRRRQYAVERRVAAESLDEAFQELDAAGISAGQLRDAARRVSLELVLTAHPTEATRRTVLTAQLEISELLHRLDDPQLSEPGRRDIEDALAEQITTLWQTDETRTKRPRVVDEIRHGLWFFEQSLFDVAPALVGDYRRRIPGAPLPLRFGSWIGGDQDGNPNAGPATLRAAADRARALVLERYTDEVRDLARTMGVSRALVDVNEALLTSIAADQQRLAGIGLSDLSASTDDEPYRRKLWLMYQRLRQTADDAPGGYGHVHELVADLEVIDASLRAHRGERIANGRLAALRRRVELFGFHVAKLDVRVHVRDLVTQVERVRDTLQTVVELHRRHGPAVCDTLILSGTTGPEPVIAAANLAREAGLTLSIAPLFESIDDLQRAGAIVEELATSPEFAPVLDARRRRLEVMVGYSDSAKDGGYLAAQWEIYRAQEDLSGAAVKHRLDLTVFHGRGGSTGRGGGPTHAAILAQPGGHSRGRLKLTEQGETISFKYGLPGLAYRNLEAALSATLLSVFPNVVGSSAPGIGREIMAQAARASEDAFRRFVHHNPSFVPFFRAFTPVDELTLLEIGSRPARRPSADAEYLQSLRAIPWVFSWTQNRSLLPAWFGCGSGLAPIVETASGLDTLRRLYRDWPFFRSIVENLEMTLAKSSLEIARSYLELVPESADPDGHFAQIADEHARTTDVVLRVVEADHLLDRHPVVQRTIRLRNPYVNPINAMQVALLRAHRAGDADANRPLVRTIAGITAGLRNSG, encoded by the coding sequence ATGTCAGTGGCCCCATCGCCTGCTCCCGACTCACAGGGCCCACTCCGCCGGGACGTCCGCCTGCTGGGCGCCATCCTCGGCCACGTCATCAGGGAGCAGGAAGGGCAAGCGCTCTTCGACGCCGAGGAACGCGTCCGCCAGACCTCCCGCGCCGGCGACACCGAAGCCGTCAAGGCGATCGTCGAGGCACTGCCTGTCGATGAACAGGGCCGCCTGGTCCGCGCGTTCTCGCTCTACTTCCAGCTCGCGAATCTAGCCGAACAGCATCATCGGATCCGGCGCCGGCGACAGTACGCCGTCGAGCGGCGCGTGGCGGCCGAATCGCTCGACGAGGCATTCCAGGAACTCGACGCGGCAGGCATCTCCGCCGGGCAGTTGCGCGACGCCGCGCGGCGCGTCTCGCTCGAGCTCGTGCTGACGGCGCATCCGACGGAAGCCACGCGCCGAACGGTGCTCACCGCGCAGCTCGAAATCAGCGAACTGCTCCACCGGCTCGACGATCCGCAGCTCTCCGAGCCCGGACGCCGCGATATCGAGGACGCGCTCGCCGAACAGATCACCACGCTCTGGCAGACAGACGAGACACGCACGAAGCGCCCGCGCGTGGTCGACGAGATCCGCCACGGCCTCTGGTTCTTCGAACAGAGCCTCTTCGACGTGGCGCCCGCGCTCGTGGGCGACTATCGCCGGCGCATCCCCGGCGCCCCGCTGCCGCTCCGGTTCGGCAGCTGGATCGGCGGCGATCAGGACGGCAACCCGAACGCCGGCCCCGCCACGCTGCGCGCGGCAGCCGACCGCGCGCGCGCGCTCGTGCTCGAGCGCTACACCGACGAGGTCCGCGATCTCGCGCGCACGATGGGCGTGTCTCGCGCGCTCGTGGACGTCAACGAGGCGCTGCTGACGTCGATCGCCGCCGACCAACAGCGGCTCGCCGGCATCGGCCTCTCCGATCTCAGCGCGTCGACCGACGATGAGCCGTATCGGCGGAAGCTGTGGCTGATGTACCAGCGGCTGCGGCAGACGGCCGACGATGCGCCCGGTGGGTACGGACACGTCCACGAGTTGGTCGCCGACCTGGAGGTGATCGACGCCTCGCTGCGCGCGCACCGCGGCGAGCGCATCGCCAACGGGCGCCTCGCCGCGCTCCGTCGTCGCGTGGAGCTGTTCGGGTTCCACGTCGCGAAGCTCGATGTGCGCGTCCACGTGCGCGATCTGGTCACGCAGGTCGAACGCGTACGCGACACCTTGCAGACGGTGGTCGAGTTGCACCGGCGGCACGGGCCAGCGGTGTGCGACACCCTGATCCTCTCGGGCACGACCGGACCAGAGCCCGTCATCGCGGCGGCGAACCTTGCGCGCGAGGCGGGACTGACGCTGTCCATCGCACCGCTCTTCGAGTCGATCGACGACCTCCAGCGCGCGGGCGCCATCGTCGAGGAACTGGCGACGTCGCCCGAGTTCGCGCCCGTGCTCGACGCGCGGCGTCGCAGGCTCGAGGTGATGGTCGGCTACTCGGACTCGGCCAAGGATGGCGGATATCTCGCCGCGCAGTGGGAGATCTATCGCGCGCAGGAAGATCTTTCGGGCGCGGCCGTGAAGCATCGCCTCGATCTCACGGTCTTCCACGGACGCGGAGGCAGCACGGGGCGCGGCGGCGGTCCGACGCACGCGGCGATTCTCGCGCAGCCAGGAGGTCACTCGCGGGGACGACTCAAGCTCACCGAACAGGGCGAGACGATCTCGTTCAAGTACGGCCTGCCGGGTCTCGCGTACCGCAACCTCGAGGCCGCGCTGTCTGCCACGCTGCTCTCCGTGTTCCCGAACGTGGTGGGATCGAGCGCGCCGGGGATCGGGCGCGAGATCATGGCGCAGGCGGCGCGAGCGTCAGAGGACGCGTTCCGTCGCTTCGTCCATCACAACCCGTCGTTCGTGCCGTTCTTCCGCGCGTTCACGCCCGTCGACGAGCTGACGTTGCTCGAGATCGGTTCACGCCCGGCGCGCCGCCCGTCGGCAGACGCCGAGTATCTGCAGTCGCTGCGCGCGATCCCGTGGGTGTTCTCGTGGACGCAGAACCGATCGCTGCTGCCGGCGTGGTTCGGATGCGGGAGCGGACTGGCACCGATCGTCGAGACCGCGAGCGGCCTGGACACGCTGCGTCGTCTCTATCGTGACTGGCCGTTCTTCAGATCGATCGTCGAGAACCTGGAGATGACGCTTGCCAAGTCGAGCCTGGAGATCGCGCGGTCGTATCTCGAACTCGTACCGGAGAGCGCGGATCCAGACGGCCACTTCGCGCAGATCGCCGACGAACACGCACGCACCACCGACGTCGTCCTCCGTGTGGTCGAAGCCGACCACCTGCTCGACAGACATCCCGTCGTGCAGCGCACGATCAGGCTGCGCAATCCGTACGTCAACCCGATCAACGCGATGCAGGTCGCCCTCCTGCGCGCCCACCGCGCCGGTGACGCCGACGCCAACCGCCCCCTCGTCCGCACGATCGCCGGGATCACGGCAGGGTTGCGGAACTCGGGCTGA
- a CDS encoding MFS transporter gives MSGGARSTTTDTPVPAFDELMGHPRPLWMLFMTEFWERFAFYGIRWALVLYIVAQFYGGSAGGEEPASRTYGAYLALVYAAAIFGGYVADKILGYQRSILLGAVIMAAGLFAIAVPDARIFEFGLATIIVGNGLFKPNISTMVGKLYAPGDERRDSGFTIFYMGINAGAFLAPVLTGWLAEQAFGSSAMPAYKYVFIASGVGMLVSLVWFWFGRRQLEGIGAPLPGLEGMGTVAAVAAGCVVAIPVTWVLIAQLGATALQYVLTAMFVGLCVLLLAEGVRNGPVARDKAIAMLVIFGFNVMFWMFFEQAGSSFTFLADKIVDRAFGSWTFPVAWFQTVNSMAIITLAPVLAWIWVRLGSWNPSIARKFSFGLLFNGLAFLLLMFALSSLVDVAGKIPFWTLFMVYVIQSVGELCLSPIGLSMVTKLAPVRLVGFGMGGWFLSTGIGNNLSGIFAGYVSGETGMTTASALSGYTFGFWALFISGLVLFLLSSVLSRLMHGVK, from the coding sequence ATGAGCGGCGGCGCGCGTTCGACCACCACCGATACACCAGTTCCGGCATTCGACGAGTTGATGGGGCATCCACGGCCGTTGTGGATGTTGTTCATGACGGAGTTCTGGGAGCGCTTCGCGTTCTACGGCATCCGCTGGGCGCTGGTGCTCTACATCGTGGCGCAGTTCTACGGTGGCAGCGCCGGCGGAGAGGAGCCCGCCAGTCGGACGTACGGCGCGTATCTCGCGCTCGTGTACGCCGCGGCGATCTTCGGCGGCTACGTGGCCGACAAGATCCTCGGCTATCAGCGATCCATCCTGCTGGGCGCGGTGATCATGGCGGCCGGCCTCTTCGCGATCGCCGTCCCCGACGCGCGCATCTTCGAATTCGGTCTGGCCACCATCATCGTCGGCAACGGATTGTTCAAGCCGAACATCTCGACGATGGTTGGCAAGTTGTACGCGCCGGGCGACGAGCGGCGCGATTCGGGCTTCACGATCTTCTACATGGGCATCAACGCCGGTGCGTTCCTCGCGCCGGTGCTCACGGGTTGGCTGGCCGAGCAGGCGTTCGGGTCGTCGGCCATGCCGGCGTACAAGTACGTCTTCATCGCGTCCGGTGTGGGCATGCTCGTGAGCCTCGTGTGGTTCTGGTTCGGACGCCGGCAACTGGAAGGCATCGGCGCGCCACTGCCCGGACTCGAAGGGATGGGGACCGTGGCGGCTGTCGCTGCCGGCTGCGTGGTGGCGATCCCCGTGACGTGGGTGCTGATCGCGCAGCTCGGCGCCACGGCGCTGCAGTACGTGCTCACGGCGATGTTCGTCGGGTTGTGCGTGCTGCTGCTCGCAGAGGGTGTGCGCAACGGTCCCGTCGCGCGCGACAAGGCGATCGCGATGCTCGTGATTTTCGGCTTCAACGTGATGTTCTGGATGTTCTTCGAACAGGCAGGCAGTTCGTTCACGTTCCTGGCCGACAAGATCGTCGACAGGGCGTTCGGCTCGTGGACGTTCCCAGTGGCGTGGTTCCAGACCGTCAACTCGATGGCCATCATCACGCTCGCGCCGGTGCTCGCGTGGATCTGGGTGCGGCTCGGATCGTGGAATCCGTCGATCGCGCGCAAGTTCAGTTTCGGCCTGCTGTTCAACGGGCTGGCGTTCCTGCTGCTGATGTTCGCGCTGTCGTCGCTCGTCGACGTCGCCGGCAAGATTCCGTTCTGGACGCTGTTCATGGTGTACGTCATCCAGTCGGTGGGTGAGCTGTGCCTGTCGCCGATCGGCCTCTCGATGGTCACCAAGCTCGCCCCGGTGCGGCTCGTCGGCTTCGGCATGGGCGGCTGGTTCCTCTCGACGGGCATCGGCAACAACCTGTCGGGCATCTTCGCCGGCTACGTGAGCGGCGAAACGGGCATGACCACCGCGTCGGCCCTGAGCGGCTACACCTTCGGCTTCTGGGCCCTGTTCATCTCCGGCCTCGTCCTCTTCCTGTTGTCGTCAGTCCTGAGCCGACTGATGCACGGGGTCAAGTAG
- the zwf gene encoding glucose-6-phosphate dehydrogenase gives MFVGFGASGDLTRRKLVPALVNLRRSGSLPEAFAFIAIIRQPDAAAALPDEMLSAANEHLDRPLSDDEREGLCARIDVVVGEIDAPGLYADIAARLTALQAAFGIAPNALFYLATPPQLFAPIAAQLGRGGLLDEEAAGGWRRVIVEKPFGRDLDSAIALNRALSAVMRERQIYRIDHYLGKETVQNLMIFRFANSIFEPIWNRRYVDQVQITVAESDGIGSRGGYYDEAGALRDMVQNHLFMLLALTAMEPPISFDADAVRDERLKVLQAIAPLTPATVDRDVVRAQYAAGRMGDRDVSAYLDEARVSPASTTETFVAMRLQVENWRWAGVPFYLRTGKRLARRVTEISVHFKQPPFMMFRETAVRALHCNVLVIRVQPEEGITLLVDAKVPGQAVDLKTVALDFKYEDAFARTPSTGYETLLYDALTGDQTLFHRADSTEVGWRAVMPILDAWTRQAPPVAYDAGTWGPDEAHELLERDGRSWRTGS, from the coding sequence GTGTTTGTCGGATTCGGCGCGTCCGGTGATCTCACGCGTCGCAAGCTCGTACCGGCGCTCGTCAACCTGCGTCGGTCGGGTTCACTGCCAGAGGCCTTCGCGTTCATCGCCATCATCAGGCAACCCGACGCCGCTGCGGCGTTGCCCGACGAGATGCTCTCGGCGGCGAACGAGCATCTCGATCGACCGCTCTCGGATGACGAGCGCGAGGGGCTTTGCGCGCGTATCGACGTGGTCGTGGGCGAGATTGACGCACCGGGCCTGTATGCCGACATCGCCGCGCGGTTGACGGCGTTGCAGGCCGCGTTCGGCATCGCACCGAACGCGCTCTTCTATCTCGCCACGCCACCGCAGCTGTTCGCGCCGATCGCCGCGCAGTTGGGACGGGGCGGCCTCCTCGACGAGGAGGCTGCCGGTGGCTGGCGTCGCGTGATCGTGGAGAAGCCGTTCGGTCGCGATCTCGACTCGGCCATCGCCCTCAATCGCGCGCTCTCGGCCGTCATGCGCGAGCGGCAGATCTACAGAATCGACCACTACCTGGGGAAGGAGACGGTCCAGAACCTGATGATCTTCAGGTTCGCCAACAGCATCTTCGAGCCGATCTGGAATCGCCGCTACGTCGATCAGGTGCAGATCACCGTGGCCGAGTCCGACGGCATCGGATCGCGCGGCGGGTACTACGACGAGGCTGGTGCGCTGCGCGACATGGTGCAGAACCACCTGTTCATGCTGCTCGCGCTCACGGCGATGGAACCGCCGATCTCGTTCGATGCCGATGCGGTACGCGACGAGCGGTTGAAAGTGCTGCAGGCGATCGCGCCGCTCACGCCGGCGACCGTCGACCGTGATGTCGTGCGCGCGCAGTACGCGGCCGGACGCATGGGCGATCGTGACGTCTCCGCTTATCTGGACGAGGCCAGGGTGTCGCCGGCATCAACGACGGAGACGTTCGTGGCCATGCGCCTGCAGGTGGAGAACTGGCGCTGGGCCGGCGTGCCGTTCTATCTGCGGACGGGCAAGCGCCTGGCGCGCCGTGTGACGGAGATCTCGGTGCACTTCAAGCAGCCGCCGTTCATGATGTTTCGCGAGACGGCCGTACGGGCGCTGCACTGCAACGTGCTCGTGATTCGCGTGCAGCCCGAGGAAGGCATCACGCTGCTCGTCGACGCGAAGGTGCCCGGACAGGCCGTGGACCTCAAGACCGTGGCGTTGGACTTCAAGTACGAGGATGCGTTCGCGCGTACGCCGTCGACCGGCTACGAGACGCTGCTCTACGACGCACTCACCGGCGATCAGACGCTGTTCCATCGCGCCGACAGCACGGAAGTCGGCTGGCGTGCGGTGATGCCCATCCTCGATGCATGGACCAGGCAGGCGCCGCCCGTCGCATACGACGCCGGCACGTGGGGCCCTGACGAAGCGCACGAGTTGCTGGAGAGAGACGGCCGGAGTTGGCGGACGGGCTCGTGA